The Alkalilimnicola sp. S0819 genome includes a window with the following:
- a CDS encoding phospholipase A, protein MKRPLTLASLLLACQLAAARQPAPVEPPTGMTGNPAEQERPPRTVRAQVAADREPALTVNEPMYFVVGGKDGDPDTTARFQLSLKYRIFDREGDLARRLPFLRGLHFGYTQTSLWNLSADSAPFDDTSYRPSFFWEWGDMVETGRFGGFVRFGYEHESNGQGGAESRSIDTLFVMPAFSMDLFDRELLFTPKLYTYVAKGEYNEDIEDYRGYADLILRYGNDDSWVVQALYRQGTEGHRSGQIDLSIPLRRRIFARTGAYVYFQAFKGYGESLAAYNQESELGARIGIAFVR, encoded by the coding sequence ATGAAACGCCCACTGACCCTCGCCAGCCTGCTGCTCGCCTGCCAGCTCGCCGCGGCCCGGCAACCCGCCCCGGTGGAACCGCCTACCGGCATGACCGGCAACCCCGCCGAGCAGGAGCGCCCGCCGCGCACCGTGCGCGCCCAGGTGGCCGCTGACCGGGAGCCGGCGCTGACCGTCAACGAGCCCATGTACTTCGTGGTCGGCGGCAAGGACGGCGACCCGGATACCACGGCGCGTTTTCAGCTGAGCCTCAAGTACCGCATCTTCGACCGGGAGGGGGATCTGGCCCGACGCCTGCCCTTCCTGCGGGGGCTGCACTTCGGTTACACCCAGACCTCGCTGTGGAACCTGAGCGCGGACAGCGCCCCCTTCGACGATACCAGCTATCGCCCCAGCTTCTTCTGGGAATGGGGCGATATGGTCGAAACCGGGCGTTTCGGGGGCTTCGTGCGTTTCGGTTACGAGCACGAGTCCAACGGCCAGGGCGGGGCGGAGTCGCGCAGCATCGACACCCTCTTCGTCATGCCCGCCTTCTCCATGGACCTGTTCGACCGGGAGCTGCTGTTCACGCCGAAGCTCTACACCTACGTCGCCAAGGGCGAGTACAACGAGGACATCGAGGACTACCGCGGCTACGCGGACCTGATCCTGCGCTACGGCAATGATGACAGCTGGGTGGTGCAGGCCCTGTACCGCCAGGGCACGGAAGGCCACCGCAGCGGCCAGATCGACCTCTCCATTCCGCTGCGCCGGCGGATCTTCGCCCGCACCGGGGCCTATGTGTACTTCCAGGCCTTCAAGGGCTACGGCGAGAGTCTGGCCGCCTACAATCAGGAATCGGAGCTGGGGGCGCGTATCGGCATCGCCTTCGTGCGCTAG
- a CDS encoding TetR/AcrR family transcriptional regulator translates to MEVKPKVVRKPAVEREREILAAAVTVFAEQGYRAVDVQQIADRAGVGKGTVYRYFATKEALFLAALRSCLDGLREQVQAAAEGVADAPAKLKAAMRAYFAFFDAQPEAAELFIQERAEFRDQPMPLYFIHAEAHRHEWRDVFEQLRVLGLLRGVDPDTAQQLLGGMLYGVILSEGGLGKPPLRQRAEVIHNLMMYGLMGRAERS, encoded by the coding sequence ATGGAAGTCAAACCGAAGGTCGTGCGCAAGCCCGCCGTCGAGCGGGAGCGGGAGATTCTCGCCGCCGCGGTGACGGTATTCGCCGAGCAGGGCTATCGCGCGGTGGACGTGCAGCAGATCGCCGACCGCGCCGGGGTGGGCAAGGGCACGGTCTACCGCTACTTCGCCACCAAGGAAGCGCTTTTCCTTGCGGCGCTGCGCAGCTGCCTGGACGGCCTGCGCGAGCAGGTGCAGGCGGCCGCGGAGGGTGTTGCCGATGCTCCCGCGAAACTGAAAGCGGCCATGCGCGCGTATTTCGCCTTCTTCGATGCCCAACCGGAAGCGGCGGAACTGTTCATTCAGGAGCGCGCCGAGTTCCGCGACCAGCCCATGCCCTTGTATTTCATCCACGCCGAGGCCCATCGCCATGAATGGCGCGACGTGTTCGAGCAGCTGCGGGTGCTCGGGCTGCTGCGCGGGGTCGACCCGGACACCGCGCAGCAGTTGCTGGGCGGCATGCTCTACGGGGTGATTCTCAGCGAAGGGGGCTTGGGCAAGCCGCCCCTGCGCCAGCGTGCGGAAGTAATCCACAACTTGATGATGTACGGCCTGATGGGCCGTGCAGAACGGTCCTGA
- a CDS encoding efflux RND transporter periplasmic adaptor subunit has translation MKPFTADRPMAACLRPLSLLALAVLALSACGGEPNAGSGRSAPPPPQVVVAEVQPRDVPVTQAYAGRVRGSREVEVRARVQGVLLERLYDEGARVARGEPLFRIDAEPFEIALRAARAEQDNAAAELEQAQREWGRLSGLYERNAVSRRERDQAETQLKLAKARLAMAEAAVADARRNLSYTEVQAPVSGTTGLETVPEGSLLQQGALLTTVTQHDPAHVRFALPENDAAVQRLARRAMSAGAGEHSYPARVRLADGQWYERAGTVDFTASSVDPRTGTVSARAVFDNPDGALVPGQFVRVRLVLQTLEDVFVIAPEAVGESAEGPRVFVMAQDDTVEARTVRLGPQVGDGQVILAGLQAGDRLVVNGQVALSDGATVRPRTAADEGER, from the coding sequence ATGAAACCGTTCACTGCCGATCGCCCTATGGCCGCGTGTCTGCGGCCGCTCTCCCTGCTCGCTCTGGCCGTGTTGGCGCTGAGCGCCTGCGGTGGTGAGCCCAATGCCGGAAGCGGCCGCTCGGCGCCGCCGCCGCCCCAGGTGGTGGTGGCCGAGGTGCAGCCGCGGGACGTGCCGGTGACCCAGGCGTATGCCGGCCGGGTGCGTGGCTCCCGGGAGGTGGAGGTGCGTGCCCGGGTGCAGGGCGTGCTGCTGGAGCGGCTCTATGACGAGGGGGCCCGGGTGGCCCGGGGCGAGCCCCTGTTCCGTATCGACGCCGAACCCTTCGAGATCGCCCTGCGCGCGGCCCGGGCCGAGCAGGACAACGCCGCCGCCGAGCTGGAGCAGGCCCAGCGGGAATGGGGCCGGCTCTCCGGGCTGTACGAGCGCAACGCCGTCAGTCGCCGGGAGCGGGACCAGGCCGAGACCCAGCTGAAGCTCGCCAAGGCGCGCCTCGCCATGGCGGAAGCGGCGGTGGCCGATGCCCGGCGTAACCTCTCCTACACCGAAGTGCAGGCGCCGGTGAGCGGCACCACGGGGCTGGAGACCGTGCCCGAGGGCAGCCTGCTGCAGCAGGGCGCGCTGCTCACCACCGTCACCCAGCACGACCCGGCCCATGTGCGCTTCGCCCTGCCCGAGAACGATGCCGCCGTGCAGCGCCTGGCCCGCCGGGCCATGAGCGCCGGCGCGGGGGAGCACAGCTACCCGGCCCGGGTGCGCCTCGCCGATGGCCAGTGGTACGAGCGCGCGGGCACGGTGGACTTCACCGCCAGCTCCGTGGACCCGCGCACCGGCACGGTCTCGGCCCGGGCCGTGTTCGATAACCCGGACGGCGCGCTGGTGCCGGGGCAGTTCGTGCGCGTGCGTCTGGTGCTGCAGACCCTGGAAGACGTCTTCGTCATCGCCCCGGAAGCGGTGGGGGAGAGCGCCGAAGGCCCGCGGGTCTTCGTGATGGCGCAGGACGATACGGTGGAAGCCCGCACCGTGCGGCTGGGCCCCCAGGTGGGAGACGGGCAGGTCATCCTGGCCGGGCTGCAGGCGGGCGATCGGCTGGTGGTCAACGGCCAGGTGGCTCTCAGCGACGGCGCTACGGTGCGCCCGCGAACCGCCGCCGACGAAGGGGAGCGCTAG
- a CDS encoding efflux RND transporter permease subunit, with protein sequence MLRFFIDRPIFSSVISIIIIIAGLAALRTLPVEQYPNVVPPQIVVQAGYPGASSTVLAESVAAPLEQEINGVDDMIFMESTSTDSGFLQLSVSFELGTDPDQAAINVNNRVQAAMPRLPQRVREQGVRVEARSTSILMVPVLSSPGGRHDSLYISNYALLNVLDELVRLPGVGDARLFGAQDYAMRVWLRPDRLAQYQLTPADVAAALREQNAQFAAGRIGAEPAAEDQAFTYTITTDGQLATPKEFAQVILRSDPEGGTLRLGDVAEVSLGAQSYEFSATYNGESAVPMGVYLQPGANALDTGEAVRQTLAELSERFPEGLEYTVAYDTTEFVRISINEVIVTLLLAVALVVLVTFLFLQHWRATLIPVAAIPVSLIGTFAGMQALGFSVNLLTLFGLVLAIGIVVDNAIIVMENVERLIAEQGMKAREAAVRTMQQVAGAVVSSTLVLVAVFAPVAFLGGLSGELYRQFAVTIAVSVVVSGVVALTLTPAMCALLLGKGSQEASAPFRLFNRAFDAITRGFVATVGLLLRHRFVGVVLFALFCGSAVFLLDRLPSGLVPQEDQGVALVVGQLPPVSSLSRAEAVRDELARRLLELEETEQFTAFAGFDIIASSLRSNALVGFLNLTDWSEREGPGQDAQSVVGKVMGVGAGLLEANVFAFTPPPIQGLSLTGGVEGYLQVRGDATPREVEALAGQVVRRAAERPELVNVRSTLDTGIPRYRAQVDREKAKALDVPINSIFEALQSTFGALYVNDFTYQGRLWQVSMQALPEFRAQPDDLRQVFVRSGGGEMVPVSSLVSLERGSGADIVNRFNLYQSARLLADPAPGYTTGQAKAALEKVAAGLQSELDTTLGWIGEAYQLEAASGAGTAAFGLGLLMVFLILAAQYERLTLPLAVASAVPFGVLGAALLALLRGYPNDIYFQVGLLVLIGLAAKNAILIVEFAAQNRREGMSAIESALAAARQRFRAIVMTAATFIIGTLPLMFASGAGAASRQEIGTVAVGGMVAASTLALVFVPLFYTLFEDLSTWLQNRRRKGEAADA encoded by the coding sequence ATGCTGCGCTTTTTCATCGACCGGCCGATATTCTCCTCGGTTATCTCCATCATCATCATCATCGCCGGGCTCGCGGCCCTGCGTACCCTGCCCGTGGAGCAGTACCCCAATGTGGTGCCGCCCCAGATCGTGGTGCAGGCCGGCTACCCCGGGGCCAGTTCCACGGTGCTGGCCGAATCCGTGGCCGCGCCCCTGGAGCAGGAGATCAACGGCGTGGACGACATGATCTTCATGGAGTCCACCAGCACCGATTCGGGCTTCCTGCAGCTCAGCGTGTCCTTCGAGCTGGGCACCGACCCGGACCAGGCGGCGATCAACGTCAACAACCGGGTGCAGGCCGCCATGCCGCGCCTGCCCCAGCGCGTGCGCGAGCAGGGCGTGCGGGTGGAGGCCCGCTCCACCAGCATCCTCATGGTGCCGGTGTTGAGCTCCCCGGGCGGGCGGCACGATTCGCTCTACATCAGCAACTACGCGCTGCTCAATGTGCTCGACGAGCTGGTGCGCCTGCCCGGCGTGGGCGATGCGCGCCTGTTCGGCGCCCAGGACTACGCCATGCGCGTATGGCTGCGCCCGGACAGGCTCGCCCAGTACCAGCTGACCCCGGCCGATGTGGCCGCCGCGCTGCGCGAGCAGAACGCCCAGTTCGCCGCCGGGCGCATCGGCGCCGAGCCCGCGGCGGAAGACCAGGCCTTCACCTACACCATCACCACCGACGGCCAGTTGGCCACGCCGAAGGAATTCGCGCAGGTGATTCTGCGCTCGGACCCGGAAGGCGGCACGCTGCGCCTGGGGGACGTGGCCGAGGTGTCCCTGGGGGCGCAGAGCTACGAGTTCTCCGCCACCTACAACGGCGAGTCCGCCGTGCCCATGGGGGTCTACCTGCAGCCCGGGGCCAATGCGCTGGACACCGGCGAGGCGGTGCGCCAGACGCTGGCCGAGCTGAGCGAGCGCTTCCCCGAAGGGCTGGAATACACCGTCGCCTACGACACCACCGAGTTCGTGCGCATCTCCATCAACGAGGTCATCGTCACCCTGCTGCTGGCCGTGGCGCTGGTGGTGCTGGTGACCTTCCTGTTCCTGCAGCACTGGCGGGCGACGCTCATCCCCGTGGCGGCGATTCCGGTCTCCCTGATCGGCACCTTCGCCGGCATGCAGGCGCTGGGCTTCTCGGTGAACCTGCTCACCCTGTTCGGGCTGGTGCTGGCCATCGGCATCGTGGTGGACAATGCCATCATCGTCATGGAGAACGTGGAGCGGCTGATCGCCGAGCAGGGCATGAAGGCCCGCGAGGCCGCCGTGCGCACCATGCAACAGGTGGCCGGCGCGGTGGTGTCCTCCACCCTGGTGCTGGTGGCGGTGTTCGCCCCGGTGGCGTTCCTGGGCGGTTTGAGCGGCGAGCTCTATCGGCAGTTCGCCGTGACCATCGCGGTCTCGGTGGTGGTCTCGGGCGTGGTGGCGCTGACCCTCACGCCGGCCATGTGCGCGCTGTTGCTGGGCAAGGGCAGCCAAGAGGCCAGCGCCCCGTTCCGGCTGTTCAACCGCGCTTTCGATGCGATCACCCGCGGCTTCGTCGCGACCGTGGGGCTGTTGCTGCGCCACCGTTTCGTGGGGGTGGTGTTGTTCGCGCTGTTCTGTGGGAGCGCCGTGTTCCTGCTCGACCGCCTGCCCTCGGGGCTGGTGCCCCAGGAAGACCAGGGTGTGGCCCTGGTGGTGGGGCAGCTGCCGCCGGTCTCGTCCCTGAGCCGCGCCGAGGCGGTGCGTGACGAACTCGCCCGGCGCCTGCTGGAGCTGGAGGAAACCGAGCAGTTCACCGCCTTCGCCGGCTTCGACATCATCGCCTCGTCCCTGCGCAGCAACGCGCTGGTGGGCTTTCTGAACCTCACCGACTGGTCCGAGCGTGAAGGCCCGGGGCAGGACGCCCAGTCCGTGGTGGGCAAGGTCATGGGCGTGGGCGCGGGCCTGCTGGAAGCGAATGTGTTCGCCTTCACGCCGCCGCCCATCCAGGGCTTGTCGCTCACTGGCGGCGTGGAGGGTTATCTGCAGGTGCGCGGTGATGCGACACCCCGCGAGGTGGAGGCCCTGGCCGGGCAGGTGGTGCGGCGCGCCGCCGAGCGCCCCGAGCTGGTGAACGTGCGCAGCACCCTGGATACCGGCATTCCCCGCTATCGCGCCCAGGTGGACCGGGAGAAGGCCAAGGCCCTGGATGTGCCCATCAACAGCATCTTCGAGGCCCTGCAGAGCACCTTCGGCGCGCTGTACGTGAATGACTTCACCTATCAGGGGCGGCTGTGGCAGGTGAGCATGCAGGCCCTGCCCGAATTCCGCGCCCAGCCCGATGATCTGCGCCAGGTCTTCGTGCGTTCGGGCGGCGGCGAGATGGTCCCCGTGAGCTCCCTGGTGAGCCTGGAGCGGGGCAGTGGGGCGGACATCGTCAACCGCTTCAACCTGTACCAGTCGGCGCGGCTGCTGGCCGACCCCGCCCCGGGCTACACCACCGGCCAGGCCAAGGCCGCGCTGGAAAAGGTCGCTGCCGGGCTGCAATCCGAGCTGGACACGACGCTGGGCTGGATCGGCGAGGCCTATCAGCTGGAGGCGGCCTCCGGGGCCGGCACCGCGGCCTTCGGCCTGGGCCTGCTGATGGTGTTCCTGATCCTCGCCGCCCAGTACGAGCGCCTGACCCTGCCGCTGGCGGTGGCCTCCGCCGTGCCCTTCGGGGTGTTGGGGGCGGCGCTGCTGGCCCTGCTGCGGGGCTACCCCAACGACATCTACTTCCAGGTGGGGCTGCTGGTGCTGATCGGGCTGGCGGCGAAGAACGCCATCCTGATCGTGGAATTCGCCGCCCAGAACCGCCGCGAGGGCATGAGCGCCATCGAGTCGGCGCTGGCCGCCGCCCGGCAGCGCTTCCGGGCCATCGTCATGACCGCCGCCACCTTCATCATCGGCACCCTGCCGCTGATGTTCGCCAGCGGCGCGGGGGCCGCCAGCCGCCAGGAGATCGGCACCGTGGCCGTGGGCGGCATGGTGGCGGCCAGCACCCTGGCCCTGGTGTTCGTGCCGCTGTTCTACACATTGTTCGAGGATCTGAGCACCTGGCTGCAGAACCGTCGTCGCAAGGGAGAAGCCGCCGATGCGTAA
- a CDS encoding efflux transporter outer membrane subunit: MRKLGLIIAAVVFTAGCAVGPDYRRPQLELPEQWPAHVLLDAEARQGWVQWWQRFGDPRLDRLVRRALDDNLSIRLQVQRIEESRARLGLAEANRLPSLGLQADVARERRSTALGTGQGGVGEAWAVSGALSYELDFWGRLAREREAAEALLDASVFSRDAVRLGVIADVVTAYVNLRGAQERLAIARRTLESRERSLALERLRYEAGESDALAFRQTAAELEATRSRVPLLRQQVLTLESALAILVGMSPGELLHDPGFGEGTLADLELPGGVPQILPSALLARRPDIRSAEAGLIAANAGIGAAQAARLPSLNLAGLLGSAAAASGDLFTGPARTWGLSASLFGPLFDFGRSRARVDTAEALAEQAETQYRIAVSAAFREVRDALVIYDTAAERIQAVERQLEAIRQARELAQIRYEEGLIGFIELLDAERALLDARLALSEARRDRLNATATLFKALGGGWSEQG, from the coding sequence ATGCGTAAGCTTGGCCTGATCATCGCCGCGGTGGTCTTCACTGCCGGCTGCGCGGTGGGCCCCGATTATCGCCGCCCGCAACTGGAGCTGCCCGAGCAGTGGCCGGCGCACGTGCTGCTGGATGCCGAGGCGCGCCAGGGCTGGGTGCAGTGGTGGCAGCGTTTCGGCGACCCGCGGCTCGACCGCCTGGTGCGCCGAGCCCTGGACGACAATCTGAGCATCCGCCTGCAGGTGCAGCGCATCGAGGAATCCCGCGCCCGGTTGGGGCTGGCCGAGGCCAATCGCCTGCCCAGCCTGGGCTTGCAGGCCGATGTGGCCCGGGAGCGCCGTTCCACGGCCCTCGGCACCGGGCAGGGCGGGGTTGGCGAAGCCTGGGCGGTGAGCGGCGCGCTCTCCTACGAGCTGGATTTCTGGGGCCGGCTGGCGCGGGAGCGGGAGGCCGCCGAGGCGCTGCTGGACGCCTCCGTGTTCAGCCGCGATGCGGTGCGCCTGGGGGTGATCGCCGATGTGGTCACCGCTTACGTGAATCTGCGCGGCGCCCAGGAGCGGCTGGCCATTGCCCGGCGCACGCTTGAATCGCGCGAGCGCAGCCTGGCGCTGGAACGGCTTCGCTACGAGGCGGGGGAGAGCGATGCGCTCGCCTTCCGCCAGACCGCCGCCGAGCTGGAGGCCACCCGCTCCCGGGTGCCGCTGCTGCGCCAGCAGGTGCTTACCCTGGAGAGTGCCCTGGCCATCCTGGTGGGCATGAGCCCCGGGGAGCTGTTGCACGACCCGGGCTTTGGCGAGGGCACGCTCGCCGATCTGGAGCTGCCCGGCGGCGTGCCGCAGATCCTGCCCTCGGCACTGCTGGCGCGCCGCCCGGATATCCGCTCGGCGGAAGCCGGTCTGATCGCCGCCAATGCGGGCATCGGCGCGGCCCAGGCCGCACGCCTGCCGAGCCTCAATCTGGCGGGGCTGCTGGGTTCGGCCGCCGCCGCCAGCGGCGACCTGTTCACCGGCCCGGCCCGCACCTGGGGGCTGAGTGCGTCGCTGTTCGGCCCGCTGTTCGACTTCGGTCGCAGCCGCGCCCGGGTGGACACCGCCGAGGCGCTGGCCGAGCAGGCCGAGACCCAGTACCGCATCGCGGTGAGCGCGGCCTTCCGCGAGGTGCGCGATGCGCTGGTGATCTACGACACCGCCGCCGAGCGCATCCAGGCGGTGGAACGCCAGCTGGAGGCCATCCGCCAGGCCCGGGAGCTGGCGCAGATCCGCTACGAGGAAGGCCTGATCGGCTTCATCGAGCTGCTGGATGCCGAGCGAGCCCTGCTGGATGCCCGGCTCGCCCTGAGCGAGGCGCGGCGCGACCGGCTCAACGCCACCGCGACGCTGTTCAAGGCGCTGGGCGGGGGCTGGTCCGAGCAGGGCTGA
- a CDS encoding CTP synthase, with amino-acid sequence MTRFIFITGGVVSSLGKGIAAASLGSILQARGLRVSMIKMDPYINVDPGTMSPFQHGEVYVTDDGAETDLDLGHYERFVRSTVSRRNNYTTGRIYENVIRKERRGEYLGGTVQVIPHITDEIQRCIEQGAGDADVALVEIGGTVGDIESLPFLEAIRQMGTEKRGRCLYVHLTLVPFMGAAGEMKTKPTQHSVKELRSIGIQPDILLCRATQPVPEEERRKIALFTNVEPAAVMSVLDVDSIYKVPRALHEEGLDTIVADKLGLELPAVNLADWDAVVDAVEHPEGEVTIAMVGKYVNLADAYMSLNESLRHAGIQTRRKVNIRYIDSEEIERQGTELLADVDAILVPGGFGERGVEGKIAAARYARENKVPYLGICLGMQVAVIEYARNVAGLHGAHSTEFAKHPEHPVIALITEWMTEEGILEQRSQDSDLGGTMRLGSQQCRLMPGSLIHDVYHKDVIDERHRHRYEFNNRYREALEKAGLRISAWSGDGSLAEVVELAEHPWFLACQFHPEFTSTPRDGHPLFTSFVRAASKRHAG; translated from the coding sequence ATGACGCGATTTATCTTCATTACCGGCGGTGTGGTGTCCTCCCTGGGGAAAGGCATCGCCGCCGCCTCGCTGGGCAGCATTCTGCAAGCCCGCGGGCTGCGGGTGTCCATGATCAAGATGGACCCCTACATCAACGTGGACCCGGGCACCATGAGCCCGTTCCAGCACGGCGAGGTCTACGTCACCGACGATGGCGCCGAGACCGACCTGGATCTGGGTCACTACGAGCGCTTCGTGCGCAGCACCGTCAGTCGGCGCAACAACTACACCACCGGCCGGATCTACGAGAACGTCATCCGCAAGGAGCGCCGAGGCGAGTACCTGGGCGGCACGGTGCAGGTCATCCCCCACATCACCGACGAGATCCAGCGCTGCATCGAGCAGGGCGCGGGGGACGCCGACGTGGCGCTGGTGGAGATCGGCGGCACCGTGGGGGATATCGAATCCCTGCCCTTCCTGGAGGCCATCCGCCAGATGGGCACCGAGAAGCGGGGCCGCTGCCTTTACGTGCACCTGACCCTGGTGCCCTTCATGGGCGCGGCGGGCGAGATGAAGACCAAGCCCACCCAGCACTCGGTGAAAGAGCTGCGCTCCATCGGCATACAGCCCGATATCCTGCTCTGTCGCGCCACCCAGCCGGTGCCGGAAGAAGAACGGCGCAAGATCGCCCTGTTCACCAACGTCGAGCCGGCGGCGGTCATGTCGGTGCTGGACGTGGATTCCATCTACAAGGTGCCCCGTGCCCTGCACGAGGAAGGCCTGGACACCATCGTCGCCGACAAGCTGGGCCTGGAGCTGCCGGCGGTGAACCTCGCCGACTGGGACGCGGTGGTGGATGCCGTGGAACACCCGGAAGGGGAAGTCACCATCGCCATGGTGGGCAAGTACGTCAACCTGGCCGATGCCTACATGTCGCTCAACGAATCCCTGCGCCACGCCGGCATCCAGACCCGGCGCAAGGTGAATATCCGCTACATCGACTCGGAAGAGATCGAGCGCCAGGGCACGGAGCTGCTGGCCGATGTGGACGCCATCCTGGTGCCCGGCGGCTTCGGCGAGCGGGGTGTGGAGGGCAAGATCGCCGCCGCCCGCTATGCCCGCGAGAACAAGGTGCCGTATCTGGGCATTTGTCTCGGCATGCAGGTGGCGGTGATCGAATACGCCCGCAACGTGGCGGGCCTGCATGGCGCCCACAGCACCGAGTTCGCCAAGCACCCGGAGCATCCGGTGATCGCCCTGATCACCGAGTGGATGACCGAGGAAGGCATCCTCGAGCAGCGCAGCCAGGATTCGGATCTCGGCGGCACCATGCGCCTGGGCAGCCAGCAGTGCCGGCTCATGCCCGGCAGCCTGATCCATGACGTCTACCACAAGGACGTGATCGACGAGCGCCACCGCCACCGTTACGAGTTCAACAACCGTTACCGCGAGGCGCTGGAGAAGGCGGGTCTGCGGATCTCCGCCTGGTCCGGGGACGGCTCCCTGGCCGAGGTGGTGGAGCTGGCGGAGCATCCCTGGTTCCTGGCCTGTCAGTTCCACCCGGAGTTCACCTCCACGCCGCGAGACGGCCATCCGCTGTTCACCAGCTTCGTGCGCGCCGCCAGCAAGCGGCACGCTGGCTGA
- the kdsA gene encoding 3-deoxy-8-phosphooctulonate synthase produces MQLCDFQVGLDQPFFLIAGPCVIESEQLAMDTAGTLKELCERLGIPFIYKSSFDKANRSSHASFRGPGMDEGLRILEAVRERIGVPVLTDVHEDTPLAEVASVVDVLQTPAFLCRQTNYIQNVARQGRPVNIKKGQFLAPWDMKHVVEKARAVGNEQIMVCERGVSFGYNNLVSDMRALAVMRESHAPVVFDATHSVQLPGGQGSASGGQREFVPVLARAAVAAGVSGLFMETHPDPDKALSDGPNAWPLGKMEALLGTLKELDEAVKRAGFLEAEL; encoded by the coding sequence ATGCAGCTATGCGACTTTCAGGTGGGCCTGGATCAGCCCTTCTTCCTCATCGCCGGTCCCTGCGTGATCGAGTCCGAGCAGCTGGCGATGGATACCGCCGGCACGCTCAAGGAACTCTGTGAGCGCCTGGGCATTCCGTTCATCTACAAATCCTCCTTCGACAAGGCCAACCGCTCCTCCCATGCCAGCTTCCGCGGCCCGGGCATGGACGAGGGGCTGCGCATCCTCGAGGCCGTGCGTGAGCGGATCGGCGTGCCGGTGCTCACCGATGTGCACGAGGACACGCCGCTGGCCGAGGTGGCCTCGGTGGTGGACGTGCTGCAGACCCCGGCCTTTCTGTGTCGGCAGACCAACTACATCCAGAATGTCGCCCGCCAGGGGCGGCCGGTGAACATCAAGAAGGGCCAGTTCCTCGCGCCCTGGGACATGAAGCACGTGGTGGAGAAGGCGCGGGCCGTGGGCAACGAGCAGATCATGGTCTGCGAGCGGGGCGTGTCCTTCGGCTACAACAATCTGGTCTCCGACATGCGCGCGCTGGCCGTGATGCGTGAAAGCCACGCCCCGGTGGTGTTCGATGCCACCCACTCGGTGCAGTTGCCGGGCGGGCAGGGCAGCGCCTCGGGCGGGCAGCGGGAGTTCGTGCCGGTGCTGGCCCGCGCTGCCGTGGCGGCCGGGGTGTCGGGGCTGTTCATGGAAACCCACCCGGACCCGGACAAGGCGCTCTCCGACGGCCCCAACGCCTGGCCGCTGGGCAAGATGGAAGCGCTGCTCGGCACGCTGAAGGAGCTGGACGAAGCCGTGAAGCGCGCCGGTTTCCTCGAAGCCGAGCTTTAA